A genomic region of Serratia fonticola contains the following coding sequences:
- the rbfA gene encoding 30S ribosome-binding factor RbfA, translating into MAKEFSRGQRVAQEMQKEIAIILQREVKDPRIGMATVSGVEVSRDLAYAKVYVTFLNVLTENHDPDLVTNGIKALQDASGYIRTLLGKAMRLRVVPELTFAYDNSLVEGMRMSNLVTNVVKHDAERRIASGDDEEA; encoded by the coding sequence ATGGCAAAAGAATTCAGCCGCGGTCAACGCGTGGCACAAGAGATGCAAAAAGAGATTGCGATCATTCTGCAGCGTGAAGTCAAAGATCCGCGGATCGGTATGGCGACCGTTTCAGGCGTAGAGGTTTCTCGCGATCTGGCGTACGCCAAAGTTTACGTCACCTTCCTGAACGTGCTGACTGAAAACCACGATCCGGATTTAGTGACTAATGGCATTAAAGCGTTGCAGGACGCTTCCGGTTATATCCGCACCCTGCTGGGCAAAGCAATGCGCCTGCGTGTGGTGCCGGAACTGACCTTTGCCTACGATAACTCACTGGTTGAAGGGATGCGGATGTCCAACCTGGTGACGAATGTGGTGAAGCACGACGCTGAACGTCGCATTGCCTCAGGCGATGACGAGGAGGCTTAA